In Edaphobacter dinghuensis, one genomic interval encodes:
- a CDS encoding TonB-dependent receptor, with the protein MSSGPGRVSLRAILLSLMLMLLSVLTAAWGQTAVDGAVHGVVMDAGGAAVRGASIEVKDAASGFALRAISDKSGEFLVARVPVGTYRVAVEATGFERLVLTGVVVEVGAVTGVNARLRVAGVSATVTVTASRSSTVESTAVASTVTANEIQQLPVRGRRWQSFALLTPTANADAAGLLSFRGLGVTQNSTAVDGVSDDQSFGAVPRGAGAESERGGTRLTGAAYTFSQEAVREFRVSGQNYSAVYGHAAGGVVTTVSKSGTNTLHGSGFYLARDSAWAAANPFSIATHYADGVVTSGVVKPHDLRQQFGGSVGGAAVPGKLFYFYAFDQQRRGFPAISSPQEPGFYSLTPGQLVLLGVRGVTPSESNAALDYLDSLTGMVPRRQDQTVNFGKLDWQATAKNRLGVQYDRARSSAPGGVRSAAVVDRGRASLGSSYVKVDTLLGRWLWSKSAKFSNELRVAVGRDFQYEEASAPLPQEPAVGPGGYAPEVAIGPNGLTFGTPPSLGRKAYPDERRVEFAEMATWVHGRHQLQMGGDLSLVHDYIDSLSGQEGAFHYDSGVTSGHAGGLVDWITDYTFNVNAYPNGGCPTIGSQPHYFCFTSFTQSFGQAAVTFDTQEWAGYVQDHWQVRRGLTVDAGLRYEYELLPLPQRPNIALDAEFGARGATGVFPEDRNNVGPRVGVAWEPLGEGRGVVRAGYGLFYGRLPGATIRSALVNTALPTSATHVRITPTTVTDCPQVANQGFGYACAYLTTPPAAVGTTTSATVFDRRFRLPAVQQASLTVERKVGAGVVGSATYLMNLDRQLPDSVDINIAPATSVETFQLQGGTGAPGVRDGEMFAVPVYSERVDASYGPVTDIVSDANASYNALVIEARRRSAKGLEFRASWTWSKAIDFGESNGAAPRTNGQFDPFDLRYDKGLSSLNYPHKLVASAVWEPRFSSSRRWLRTAGNGWAVAPVFTERSGRPYSLNIYGGKRLTGGHQSINGSGGAVYLPTVGRNTLRLPDAANLDLRISRTLRASEKAKVRGVAEIFNVTNRVNYSGIMQRAFLVGTAVNGVTPLVFQNAATVSAEELNVQPFGTFTSASTGQSGERRVQLGLRVEF; encoded by the coding sequence ATGTCGTCTGGGCCTGGTCGCGTGAGTCTGCGCGCGATTCTTTTGTCGCTGATGCTGATGTTGTTGAGTGTGCTGACGGCTGCGTGGGGGCAGACGGCGGTGGACGGCGCGGTGCATGGCGTGGTGATGGATGCAGGCGGTGCCGCGGTGCGTGGTGCTTCGATCGAAGTGAAGGACGCGGCGAGCGGATTTGCGCTTCGTGCTATTTCAGATAAAAGCGGTGAGTTTCTTGTGGCGCGGGTTCCGGTGGGGACGTATCGCGTGGCGGTAGAGGCTACGGGGTTCGAGCGGCTGGTTCTGACCGGCGTTGTGGTGGAGGTGGGCGCGGTAACCGGCGTGAATGCCCGGCTGCGTGTGGCGGGCGTGTCCGCGACGGTGACGGTGACGGCGAGTAGAAGCTCGACGGTAGAGTCGACGGCGGTGGCGAGTACGGTGACGGCGAACGAGATTCAACAGCTGCCGGTGCGGGGGCGGCGATGGCAGAGCTTTGCCTTGCTGACTCCAACGGCAAACGCAGATGCTGCAGGGCTGTTAAGCTTTCGCGGGCTGGGGGTGACGCAGAACAGTACGGCTGTGGATGGAGTGAGCGACGATCAGAGCTTTGGCGCGGTACCGCGAGGAGCGGGCGCGGAGAGTGAACGCGGTGGGACGCGCCTCACGGGTGCGGCCTATACGTTTTCACAGGAGGCAGTGCGGGAGTTTCGCGTAAGCGGGCAAAACTATTCGGCTGTATACGGCCATGCAGCCGGCGGCGTGGTGACGACGGTATCGAAGAGTGGAACGAATACGCTGCATGGCTCGGGGTTTTATCTGGCTCGGGACAGCGCGTGGGCGGCGGCAAATCCTTTTTCGATTGCGACGCATTATGCCGATGGCGTGGTGACCAGTGGCGTGGTGAAGCCGCACGATTTGCGGCAGCAGTTCGGCGGCAGCGTGGGCGGTGCGGCGGTGCCGGGAAAGCTGTTCTACTTTTATGCCTTCGATCAGCAGCGGCGAGGGTTTCCGGCGATCTCTTCGCCGCAGGAGCCGGGGTTTTATTCTCTGACGCCGGGACAGTTGGTTCTGTTGGGGGTGCGCGGGGTGACGCCGTCGGAGTCGAATGCTGCGCTCGACTATCTCGACAGCCTGACCGGGATGGTGCCGCGCCGGCAGGACCAGACGGTAAACTTCGGCAAGCTGGACTGGCAGGCGACTGCGAAGAACAGGCTGGGTGTGCAGTATGACCGTGCGCGGTCGAGCGCTCCCGGTGGGGTGAGGTCGGCGGCGGTAGTCGACCGGGGGAGAGCGAGCCTGGGCAGCAGCTATGTAAAGGTGGACACGCTGCTGGGGCGATGGCTGTGGTCGAAGAGTGCGAAGTTCAGCAATGAGCTGCGTGTCGCGGTGGGCAGGGACTTTCAGTATGAGGAAGCGTCCGCTCCGTTGCCGCAGGAACCTGCGGTCGGGCCGGGCGGCTACGCTCCCGAGGTGGCGATTGGGCCGAATGGGCTGACGTTCGGCACACCGCCTTCGCTGGGGCGCAAGGCGTATCCCGATGAGCGGCGAGTGGAGTTTGCGGAGATGGCGACCTGGGTGCATGGGCGGCATCAGTTGCAGATGGGCGGCGACCTTAGCCTCGTGCATGACTATATCGATTCATTGAGCGGGCAGGAGGGGGCGTTTCACTACGACAGCGGTGTGACGAGCGGCCATGCCGGTGGGCTGGTGGATTGGATCACCGATTACACCTTCAACGTGAATGCCTACCCGAATGGCGGCTGCCCGACGATTGGATCGCAGCCGCATTATTTCTGTTTCACCTCGTTTACGCAGAGCTTTGGGCAGGCGGCGGTGACGTTCGATACGCAAGAATGGGCCGGATATGTGCAGGACCACTGGCAGGTGCGGCGCGGACTTACAGTTGATGCGGGGCTGCGCTATGAGTATGAGCTGCTGCCGCTGCCGCAGCGGCCGAATATAGCGCTTGATGCCGAATTCGGCGCCCGCGGAGCTACCGGCGTCTTTCCCGAGGACAGGAACAACGTTGGCCCTCGCGTGGGTGTGGCGTGGGAGCCGTTGGGCGAAGGGCGCGGTGTGGTTCGTGCAGGCTATGGGCTGTTTTATGGAAGGCTGCCGGGAGCGACGATTCGCAGTGCGCTGGTGAATACGGCGCTGCCGACTTCGGCGACGCATGTGCGAATTACGCCGACGACAGTGACGGACTGCCCGCAGGTAGCGAACCAGGGGTTCGGCTATGCGTGCGCTTACCTGACGACGCCTCCGGCGGCAGTGGGAACGACGACCTCGGCCACAGTCTTCGATCGCCGCTTTCGACTGCCCGCAGTGCAGCAGGCCAGTCTGACGGTCGAGCGCAAGGTGGGCGCGGGCGTGGTGGGAAGCGCAACTTATCTGATGAATCTGGACCGGCAGCTTCCGGATTCGGTGGACATTAATATTGCTCCGGCGACGAGTGTGGAGACATTTCAGTTGCAGGGCGGGACGGGTGCGCCGGGAGTGCGCGACGGCGAGATGTTTGCCGTGCCCGTGTACTCCGAGCGCGTCGATGCCAGCTATGGGCCAGTGACAGACATCGTCTCAGATGCGAATGCGAGTTACAACGCACTGGTGATTGAAGCGCGGCGGCGTAGCGCGAAGGGGCTGGAGTTCCGCGCAAGCTGGACGTGGTCGAAGGCGATCGACTTTGGAGAGAGCAACGGAGCGGCGCCGCGAACGAACGGGCAGTTCGATCCGTTCGATCTGCGCTATGACAAGGGGCTTTCGTCGCTGAACTATCCGCATAAGCTGGTGGCGAGCGCGGTGTGGGAGCCGAGATTTTCGAGCAGTCGGCGATGGCTACGGACGGCGGGGAATGGGTGGGCGGTGGCTCCGGTGTTTACGGAGCGGAGCGGCAGGCCGTATAGCCTGAATATCTACGGTGGCAAGCGTTTGACTGGTGGGCATCAGAGCATTAATGGCTCGGGTGGCGCGGTGTATCTGCCGACGGTGGGGCGCAATACGCTGCGGCTACCGGATGCGGCTAATCTCGATCTACGCATAAGCCGGACGCTAAGGGCATCGGAGAAGGCAAAGGTGAGGGGTGTGGCTGAGATCTTCAATGTGACGAATCGAGTGAATTATTCGGGGATCATGCAGCGCGCGTTTCTGGTGGGGACAGCGGTCAATGGCGTGACGCCGCTGGTGTTTCAGAATGCAGCGACGGTGTCTGCGGAGGAATTGAACGTGCAGCCGTTCGGAACGTTTACTTCGGCTTCGACGGGGCAGTCGGGAGAGCGGCGGGTGCAGCTTGGGCTGCGGGTGGAGTTTTAA
- a CDS encoding Maf family protein, translating into MLILASASPRRRELLTQAGVSFTVEAADLNEDRLPEEAAAAYVQRLAVEKAQAVWARHAADDSDADPLIVLGADTAVVSEGNILGKPANAADARRMLQLLSGRTHAVLTGLAAVTRKGVKSEVEITQVTFNVIHDEEIDEYVASGEPLDKAGAYAIQGYAARWIPRIEGCYFNVVGLPIACTIALLAEAEAGLAS; encoded by the coding sequence ATGCTGATACTTGCGTCTGCCTCGCCTCGTCGCCGTGAACTGCTGACCCAGGCGGGAGTCTCCTTTACCGTCGAAGCCGCCGATCTGAACGAAGACCGACTGCCGGAAGAGGCCGCTGCGGCCTATGTTCAGCGGCTTGCTGTCGAAAAGGCGCAGGCGGTGTGGGCTCGTCATGCAGCCGACGATTCGGATGCCGATCCGCTGATCGTGCTTGGGGCGGATACGGCGGTGGTGAGCGAGGGAAACATTCTGGGCAAGCCAGCCAATGCTGCCGATGCTCGCCGCATGTTGCAGCTTTTGAGCGGCCGCACCCATGCCGTATTGACAGGGCTGGCTGCGGTGACGCGTAAGGGCGTCAAAAGCGAGGTGGAGATCACGCAGGTGACCTTCAATGTCATCCACGACGAGGAGATTGACGAGTACGTCGCCTCCGGCGAGCCGCTCGACAAGGCGGGAGCATACGCCATTCAGGGCTATGCCGCGCGGTGGATTCCACGTATCGAGGGCTGCTACTTCAACGTGGTTGGACTGCCGATTGCGTGCACCATTGCGTTGCTTGCGGAGGCAGAGGCAGGACTGGCGAGCTAA
- the folK gene encoding 2-amino-4-hydroxy-6-hydroxymethyldihydropteridine diphosphokinase gives MTLAGVAAIALGSNLVSEFGDREANLREAVRRIGTLGTVRAVSSFYDTEPVGYLSQPRFLNAALVLATALGPLELMRALLAIEQEMGRQRMIAKGPRVIDLDLLLYDAVVMTTAELTLPHPEMHMRRFVLEPLAEIAPEMVHPVIGRTVAEMLVVGMVA, from the coding sequence ATGACTTTGGCAGGAGTAGCAGCGATTGCGTTGGGGTCGAACCTGGTGTCGGAGTTCGGCGACCGTGAGGCAAACCTGCGTGAGGCCGTGCGCCGGATCGGCACGCTGGGGACGGTGCGGGCGGTGTCGTCGTTTTATGACACGGAACCGGTGGGGTATCTGTCGCAGCCGCGGTTTTTGAATGCAGCGTTGGTGCTCGCGACGGCGCTCGGGCCGCTGGAGCTGATGCGCGCACTGCTGGCGATCGAGCAGGAGATGGGGCGGCAGAGGATGATTGCGAAGGGGCCGCGGGTGATCGACCTGGACCTTCTGCTATACGACGCGGTGGTGATGACGACGGCGGAGCTGACGCTGCCGCATCCCGAGATGCATATGAGACGGTTTGTGCTCGAGCCGCTGGCCGAGATCGCGCCGGAGATGGTGCATCCGGTGATCGGCAGGACAGTGGCGGAGATGCTGGTGGTCGGGATGGTAGCTTAG
- a CDS encoding AAA family ATPase has translation MSVVMLSGPIGAGKTTVAQELKAISPGPLCYLEGDTFWPVFVKPDAAQRRERFRLLMRSITAASIPLARGGYEVLLDFSFPLDFLDTARKILKEVPLDFVVLRPSLEICEARSGARPEGTIADYSMYRDFYAMFEGAPRHEICDDAADARSLARRIREGIDGGLFRVG, from the coding sequence ATGTCGGTTGTGATGCTGTCCGGTCCTATTGGTGCCGGTAAAACTACAGTTGCGCAGGAGCTGAAGGCAATATCGCCTGGGCCACTCTGCTATCTCGAAGGGGACACGTTCTGGCCTGTGTTCGTGAAGCCGGATGCGGCGCAGCGAAGAGAACGCTTCCGGCTGCTGATGCGCTCGATCACTGCGGCATCGATTCCTCTGGCGCGAGGCGGATACGAGGTGCTGCTGGATTTTTCGTTTCCGTTGGACTTTCTGGATACGGCGCGCAAGATCCTCAAAGAGGTACCGCTGGATTTTGTGGTGCTGCGGCCGAGCCTCGAGATCTGCGAGGCTCGATCTGGCGCACGGCCGGAGGGAACGATCGCCGATTACAGTATGTATCGCGACTTCTACGCGATGTTTGAGGGAGCGCCTCGCCACGAGATCTGCGATGATGCGGCGGATGCGCGGTCGTTGGCACGGCGTATCCGCGAAGGGATTGATGGAGGTCTCTTTCGGGTTGGCTGA
- a CDS encoding TonB-dependent receptor, protein MKMLKRLGLFAAVCLTAGTMLAQSSTQGAIGGTVFDTTGAVIGNASVTIHNNGTNAEIHLTADGSGYYKAPLLEPGAYTVTVTSPGFSDSKTNQVMVQVNQLTDVSPKLVTGASTSVVEVTAEAPVLNFDSPDFSANLNRRALDNVPVNNLRWSSLAMTTPGVVSDSNGFGLVSIRGISPILNNVLIDGADDNQAYYSEERGRTREAYSTPPTAIREFQVNTGVYSAQLGRAAGGVINSVTESGTNKIHGQAYFYDREADWGAYNPYTTNTVGTQNSSGGYTFTTTPYKPADSRRIWGFSAGGPLIKDKLFWYYTYDQHHRNFPGTAKANSPSSFFSQPDASLTGLNGSPTCDLTTGYLTGSSSPSASNYFSTYTLDSYACTLAAREKLSSYAVGAAAYGAGLGNLLTDLGSVPRTGDQEVNMPKLDWQVNEKNHVSVLYNRLRWDSPGGVQTQATNNYAVDTFGTDFVKLDYGVAKLTTLLTSNISNELLYQYGRELNDEGQQPYSNFTKQNLVGTGGNVPEVGLATSTGFYLGSPYYSYRKAQPDERKWQVGDTLYLNHGNHSIKVGLDAVHNYDLINNTYESNGYITYGYTGNFLADLASKNGTPTCNTTALAAATMDPKTGKITSAVGTSPCYSTFAQGFGPPVFAISTFDYAVFVQDNWKIKPRLTLELGLRYDKENLPGNSANANLTAPATVQTPIGPVKFNPYTQLTNAPSDNNNFGPRLGFAYDVFGDGKTVLRGGYGMFYGRLTNGVILNTLLNTGSPLGQYTASIKPAASNAPVFPNIIASATPPTPSSFYLAHNLQNPMVHEFDLVVQQQMGKGTVFSVSYLGALGRELTNYLDKNLNPNTTPTTITISDPSGKGPLQNGATYVVPQYTAYGNTALFGALASKFTSITELASNVNSNYNGMVAEIQNRSLHSIQFDVNYTWSHALDYNQNAQTNGTTNSQYDPYGSQKADYGNSNYNVPNRLAGYVLYNFPNRQQAGWLKFVANDWALNSSFQMQNGLPYSATLSGYASYGALNSSWNGAGGTSWIPVIGRNTYKYPRDIVQDLRVQKQLAFTERYRAELRLDLFNLYNHQNVTSVQSLAYQLQSGSGAAANTATATFQSGTGSTALFGTPNNSNSSGFLYTPRQVQIGFRFLF, encoded by the coding sequence ATGAAGATGCTAAAAAGGCTTGGGCTTTTTGCTGCCGTGTGTCTAACAGCCGGTACGATGCTGGCGCAGTCGAGCACGCAGGGCGCAATCGGCGGAACGGTGTTCGATACGACGGGCGCCGTTATCGGCAATGCCAGCGTCACCATTCACAACAACGGCACCAACGCCGAGATTCACCTGACGGCGGACGGCAGCGGTTACTATAAGGCTCCGCTGCTCGAACCGGGAGCTTATACCGTCACCGTGACCAGCCCGGGGTTCAGCGACTCGAAGACCAACCAGGTGATGGTGCAGGTCAACCAGTTGACCGATGTCTCGCCGAAGCTGGTGACGGGAGCATCGACCTCGGTGGTGGAAGTGACGGCAGAGGCTCCGGTGCTGAACTTCGACTCTCCTGACTTCTCGGCCAACCTGAACCGGCGCGCGCTGGACAATGTGCCGGTAAACAATCTTCGCTGGTCGAGCCTGGCGATGACGACGCCGGGTGTGGTATCGGACTCGAACGGCTTTGGTCTGGTGAGCATTCGCGGTATCAGCCCGATCCTGAACAACGTACTGATCGACGGTGCGGACGATAATCAGGCGTACTACTCTGAGGAGCGCGGCCGTACGCGTGAGGCGTACTCGACGCCTCCGACGGCGATCCGCGAGTTCCAGGTGAACACCGGCGTCTACTCGGCGCAGCTTGGACGCGCAGCGGGCGGCGTCATCAACTCGGTGACCGAGAGCGGAACCAACAAGATCCATGGACAGGCATACTTCTACGACCGCGAGGCCGATTGGGGTGCGTATAACCCATACACGACGAACACAGTAGGGACGCAGAACTCTTCGGGTGGATATACGTTCACGACCACACCGTACAAGCCGGCGGATTCGCGCAGGATCTGGGGCTTCTCGGCGGGTGGCCCTCTGATCAAGGACAAGCTGTTCTGGTACTACACCTATGACCAGCATCATAGGAACTTCCCCGGCACGGCAAAGGCGAACTCGCCCTCGTCGTTCTTCAGCCAGCCGGATGCTTCGCTGACCGGACTGAACGGCTCGCCGACCTGCGATCTCACGACGGGTTACCTTACCGGCAGCTCTTCCCCATCGGCCTCGAACTACTTCTCCACCTACACGCTCGACAGCTATGCCTGCACGCTGGCAGCGCGCGAAAAGCTCTCAAGCTACGCAGTGGGAGCTGCGGCTTATGGTGCCGGGTTGGGCAACTTGCTGACCGACCTTGGCAGCGTGCCGCGTACCGGCGATCAGGAAGTCAACATGCCGAAGCTGGACTGGCAGGTCAACGAGAAGAACCATGTCAGTGTGCTCTATAACCGTCTGCGCTGGGACTCGCCGGGTGGCGTGCAGACACAGGCGACCAACAACTACGCTGTCGATACCTTCGGCACGGACTTCGTGAAGCTGGACTATGGTGTGGCCAAATTGACGACGCTGCTGACCTCGAACATCAGCAACGAGCTGCTGTACCAGTACGGACGCGAGCTGAACGACGAAGGCCAGCAGCCGTACAGCAACTTCACCAAACAGAACCTTGTGGGTACAGGCGGCAATGTTCCCGAAGTAGGTCTTGCGACTTCGACCGGGTTCTATCTTGGATCGCCTTATTACTCCTACCGCAAGGCGCAGCCGGATGAGCGCAAGTGGCAGGTGGGCGATACGCTCTATCTGAACCACGGCAACCACAGCATCAAGGTTGGTCTTGATGCGGTGCACAACTACGACCTGATCAACAATACGTACGAGAGCAACGGCTATATCACCTACGGCTATACCGGAAACTTCCTTGCCGACCTGGCCAGCAAGAACGGCACGCCTACCTGCAACACCACGGCGCTTGCCGCCGCCACCATGGATCCGAAGACGGGAAAGATTACGAGCGCGGTGGGTACATCTCCCTGCTATAGCACGTTCGCACAGGGCTTCGGTCCACCGGTCTTTGCGATCTCGACGTTCGACTATGCCGTCTTCGTGCAGGACAACTGGAAGATCAAGCCGCGCCTGACACTAGAGCTTGGTCTGCGCTATGACAAGGAGAACCTGCCGGGAAATTCTGCGAACGCGAATTTGACTGCGCCAGCGACGGTACAAACTCCCATTGGACCTGTCAAATTCAACCCATACACCCAGCTGACGAATGCGCCGAGCGACAATAACAACTTCGGACCGCGTCTGGGCTTCGCCTACGATGTGTTTGGCGATGGCAAGACGGTGTTGCGTGGAGGCTACGGCATGTTCTATGGCCGTCTTACCAACGGCGTGATACTAAATACGTTGCTCAACACGGGCAGCCCGCTGGGTCAGTACACGGCGAGCATCAAGCCTGCGGCTTCGAACGCGCCAGTCTTTCCGAACATCATTGCAAGCGCGACACCACCGACGCCAAGTTCGTTCTACCTCGCTCACAACCTGCAGAACCCGATGGTGCATGAGTTCGACCTCGTGGTGCAGCAGCAGATGGGCAAGGGCACGGTCTTCTCGGTGAGCTATCTTGGCGCGCTGGGCCGCGAGCTGACGAACTATCTGGACAAGAACCTGAACCCCAACACAACGCCGACAACGATCACCATCTCCGACCCAAGCGGAAAGGGGCCGTTGCAGAACGGCGCGACCTATGTGGTTCCGCAGTACACCGCATATGGCAATACTGCGCTGTTCGGCGCTCTGGCCAGCAAGTTCACCAGCATTACCGAGCTGGCCAGCAACGTCAACTCGAACTACAACGGCATGGTTGCCGAGATTCAAAACCGGTCGCTGCACTCGATCCAGTTCGACGTGAACTATACGTGGTCGCATGCGCTGGACTACAACCAGAATGCACAGACGAACGGCACGACGAACAGCCAGTATGACCCTTACGGTAGCCAGAAGGCCGACTACGGAAACTCGAACTATAACGTTCCGAATCGCCTTGCGGGGTATGTGCTTTACAACTTCCCCAATCGGCAGCAGGCTGGCTGGCTGAAGTTCGTGGCGAATGACTGGGCCTTGAACAGTTCATTCCAGATGCAAAACGGATTGCCTTACTCTGCCACGCTGAGCGGCTATGCGTCTTATGGCGCGCTGAACAGTAGCTGGAATGGAGCGGGCGGAACGTCATGGATCCCGGTGATCGGGCGGAATACCTACAAGTATCCGCGCGACATCGTGCAGGACTTGCGGGTGCAGAAACAGCTTGCCTTTACCGAGCGGTATCGCGCGGAGCTGCGGCTCGATCTGTTCAACCTCTACAACCACCAGAACGTGACCAGCGTGCAGAGCCTGGCTTATCAGCTCCAGTCTGGCAGCGGCGCAGCGGCGAATACGGCCACGGCGACGTTCCAGTCGGGAACGGGAAGCACGGCTTTGTTCGGCACGCCGAACAACTCCAACTCAAGCGGCTTCCTGTATACGCCGCGACAGGTGCAGATCGGCTTCCGTTTCCTGTTCTAG
- a CDS encoding M20 family metallopeptidase → MNPKAVLVCAEARSEWICTSLRDLVRQESPSEDPAAVNAAVSLVEAHARALGGRIKRHRQKKFGDVLELRFGPTRSPRKPLLLLGHLDTVWPMGTLKSMPWREAGGRLYGPGVLDMKAGVIMALAAVDILRELKLSRPVILLLNSDEEVGSDVSRPITEKLARECSAVFVLEPAQGLAYKTARKGVGQYNVQVTGVAAHSGVDFERGHSAILELAKLIQTISGFTDLARSRTVNCGVISGGTRSNVIAQTATVEVDVRIAKAGDAPRVEKLFRSLKPSDPHCKLRITGGLNRPPMERKPGTIALFKQARKLAAELGFDLPEASTGGGSDGNFTAALGISTLDGMGAIGEGAHAAHEHVITEHLVPRTALLAAMLATAN, encoded by the coding sequence ATGAACCCCAAAGCTGTACTCGTCTGCGCCGAAGCCCGTAGCGAATGGATCTGCACCAGCCTCCGCGACCTCGTCCGGCAGGAATCGCCAAGTGAAGACCCGGCAGCAGTTAACGCCGCAGTAAGCCTGGTCGAAGCCCATGCCCGCGCCCTCGGTGGCCGCATCAAGCGCCACCGGCAAAAGAAATTCGGCGACGTTCTGGAGCTACGCTTCGGACCCACCCGCTCCCCGCGCAAGCCTCTCCTCTTGCTCGGCCACCTCGATACCGTTTGGCCGATGGGCACCCTCAAGTCCATGCCCTGGCGTGAAGCAGGCGGTCGCTTGTATGGTCCCGGCGTGCTCGACATGAAGGCCGGAGTCATCATGGCGCTGGCCGCCGTCGACATCCTGCGTGAGCTGAAGCTCTCCCGCCCCGTCATTCTTCTGCTCAACAGCGACGAAGAGGTCGGCAGCGACGTCTCCCGCCCCATCACCGAAAAGCTCGCCCGCGAGTGCTCCGCCGTCTTTGTGCTGGAGCCCGCCCAGGGCCTCGCCTATAAGACCGCCCGCAAAGGCGTAGGTCAATACAATGTGCAGGTTACAGGCGTGGCTGCGCACAGCGGCGTCGACTTCGAGCGCGGCCACTCCGCCATCCTCGAGCTGGCAAAGCTCATCCAGACCATCTCCGGTTTCACCGACCTCGCACGTAGCCGCACCGTAAACTGCGGCGTCATCTCCGGCGGAACCCGCTCCAACGTCATCGCCCAGACCGCTACGGTAGAGGTAGACGTCCGTATCGCCAAGGCCGGCGATGCGCCCCGCGTCGAAAAACTCTTCCGCAGCCTCAAGCCCTCCGACCCTCACTGCAAGCTGCGCATCACCGGCGGCCTCAACCGCCCACCCATGGAGCGCAAGCCCGGCACCATCGCTCTCTTCAAGCAAGCCCGCAAGCTGGCCGCTGAACTAGGCTTCGACCTGCCCGAAGCCTCCACCGGCGGGGGCTCTGACGGCAACTTCACCGCCGCCCTGGGTATTTCCACACTCGACGGCATGGGAGCCATCGGCGAGGGCGCACACGCCGCCCACGAGCACGTCATCACCGAGCACCTCGTCCCACGCACCGCGCTGCTGGCCGCCATGCTCGCCACCGCCAACTAA
- the lpxC gene encoding UDP-3-O-acyl-N-acetylglucosamine deacetylase, protein MAFEAHFERTIRSEIGFSGVGLHSGAPVTMRLVPAPAGSGIVFRRTDLDNFEIAAIGRNVAKVSYATSLMRQSVLISTTEHLLSALIGFGVDNVIVEMDNLEVPILDGSALPYVQAFHAVGLKQQRRKREYIRILKDVEVRDGSKFIGVYPGSGYGIEYTIDFPAPIGCERFTGDLATGDYVKLIAPARTFGFKEDEAMLRDMGLIRGVSDDSAIILSRHGVENGPLRFDDEFVRHKVLDLIGDLALAGRRIQGRVVAERAGHAMHTALVQRLMRDRSAWELAHGYDEVAEAETVPLGLQQVSA, encoded by the coding sequence GTGGCATTTGAGGCTCACTTTGAGCGGACAATCCGGTCGGAGATAGGGTTCAGTGGGGTGGGCCTGCATAGCGGCGCACCGGTCACGATGCGGCTGGTTCCGGCACCTGCGGGGTCGGGCATCGTCTTTCGCCGCACGGATCTGGATAACTTCGAGATTGCTGCGATTGGGCGCAATGTGGCCAAGGTGAGCTACGCGACCAGCCTGATGCGGCAGAGTGTTTTGATCTCGACGACGGAGCACCTGCTGTCGGCGCTGATCGGGTTTGGCGTGGACAACGTCATCGTCGAGATGGACAACCTGGAGGTTCCGATCCTCGACGGAAGCGCGCTGCCTTATGTGCAGGCGTTTCATGCGGTGGGATTGAAGCAGCAGCGGCGCAAGCGCGAGTATATCCGCATCCTTAAGGATGTGGAGGTGCGTGACGGCTCCAAGTTCATCGGCGTTTATCCGGGGTCGGGTTATGGCATCGAGTACACGATCGACTTCCCTGCACCGATTGGCTGTGAACGGTTTACGGGTGACTTGGCAACCGGCGACTACGTGAAGCTGATCGCTCCCGCGCGGACCTTCGGCTTCAAGGAAGACGAGGCCATGCTGCGGGACATGGGTTTGATTCGCGGCGTCTCCGACGACAGCGCGATTATCCTGTCGCGCCATGGTGTTGAAAATGGGCCGCTTCGGTTTGATGACGAGTTTGTGCGGCACAAGGTGCTGGACCTGATCGGCGATCTGGCGCTGGCGGGGCGACGGATTCAGGGGCGGGTCGTGGCCGAAAGGGCGGGCCATGCCATGCATACGGCGCTGGTGCAGCGGCTGATGCGCGACCGGTCGGCGTGGGAGCTGGCCCACGGCTACGACGAGGTGGCAGAGGCAGAGACGGTTCCATTGGGGTTACAGCAGGTTTCCGCCTGA
- a CDS encoding RNA polymerase sigma factor, which yields MPRPTMPTIVKTDALMAPLRWRERDSFAMGEEAFESLYEATAPPLLAYLVGVTGRRDVADDVLQETYCRFLVRQPAAMAQDHARRYLFRIASNLLRDRWRRIEERQIAEDEPLLDANAPDLNLQMDVRRAMRALKPRERELLWLAYVEGMSHAEIAESTGLGAMSVRLLLFRARRKAALLLQPGEEKA from the coding sequence ATGCCGAGGCCTACGATGCCTACCATCGTGAAGACCGACGCGCTGATGGCACCGCTCCGGTGGAGGGAGCGGGACAGCTTCGCCATGGGCGAGGAGGCGTTTGAGTCTCTATATGAAGCGACTGCTCCGCCCCTGCTGGCCTACCTGGTAGGTGTGACCGGGCGCAGGGATGTCGCCGACGATGTCTTGCAGGAGACCTACTGCCGGTTTCTGGTGCGGCAACCGGCGGCGATGGCGCAGGATCATGCTCGGCGATACCTCTTTCGGATTGCGAGCAATCTGCTGCGCGATCGCTGGCGCAGAATTGAGGAGCGGCAGATCGCAGAGGATGAGCCTTTGCTGGATGCAAACGCTCCGGACCTGAATCTGCAGATGGACGTACGCCGGGCGATGCGGGCGCTGAAGCCAAGAGAACGCGAGCTGCTGTGGCTGGCGTATGTCGAGGGAATGAGCCATGCTGAGATTGCGGAGTCGACGGGGCTCGGCGCGATGAGCGTTCGTCTGCTGCTGTTTCGAGCGCGACGAAAAGCGGCGCTGCTGCTGCAGCCGGGAGAGGAGAAGGCATGA